One segment of Argiope bruennichi chromosome 11, qqArgBrue1.1, whole genome shotgun sequence DNA contains the following:
- the LOC129956669 gene encoding uncharacterized protein LOC129956669, whose protein sequence is MTGAVGEVVSTRKLRSGDLLVEVGSRKQSQQIIKLKALASITVSVSAHRTLNSSKGVIICGELFNDTLDKITAKLKPEGVTHVRRITFRRDGQLLPTKHFILTFNRPKLPERVKVGYMKLAVRPYIPNPLRCFQCQRFGHSKSNCRGTLTCARCAVKGHESQQCSAEEKCVNCNGNHTSFSRSCPRWLMEKQILTVKHKENISYSEARRKVNVQTPTPGVTYASVLQKQFCANCSCTNCVKNISESKPPVKSDSDTEKSVTSAPETGKPEIDQRKRKSNKSLKLKLSKRGTSEKQLSQKIKASSLHNSVSLGLASQGIVQKDLSSIFSGVPKSPERIALHPSEEEDEIQMSCDLSTTLTNVPNTSHATFS, encoded by the coding sequence ATGACAGGAGCAGTTGGAGAAGTTGTATCAACTCGGAAACTTCGCTCTGGCGACTTACTTGTAGAAGTCGGTAGTCGCAAACAATCTCAGCAAATAATTAAACTGAAGGCATTAGCATCTATAACTGTTAGTGTAAGTGCTCATAGGACGCTTAATTCTTCAAAAGGCGTTATAATCTGTGGCGAGCTATTCAACGATACCTTGGATAAAATTACAGCAAAATTGAAACCCGAAGGAGTGACGCATGTACGCCGGATAACAtttcggcgggatggacaacttCTTCCTACAAAACactttattttgacatttaatagaCCTAAATTGCCAGAACGGGTAAAAGTGGGCTATATGAAACTAGCAGTGAGGCCTTACATACCGAATCCTCTCCGGTGCTTTCAGTGCCAACGATTTGGACACTCGAAATCCAACTGCCGCGGGACTCTCACTTGCGCCCGGTGTGCAGTAAAAGGCCACGAAAGTCAGCAGTGTTCCGCTGAAGAAAAATGTGTGAATTGCAATGGCAACCACACTTCATTTTCTAGATCTTGTCCACGATGGTTGATGGAGAAACAGATTCTAACAGTTAAGCATAAAGAAAATATCTCATACTCTGAAGCTAGGCGTAAAGTTAATGTCCAGACACCGACACCTGGTGTAACTTATGCTTCCGTTTTGCAAAAACAGTTTTGTGCAAATTGCTCTTGCactaattgtgttaaaaatatcaGTGAAAGTAAACCGCCTGTGAAATCAGATTCAGATACTGAAAAGTCCGTAACTAGTGCTCCTGAAACTGGGAAACCTGAGATAGATCAACGCAAACGAAAATCGAATAAATCGCTAAAACTTAAGCTTTCGAAACGTGGTACTTCCGAAAAACAGCTTTCTCAAAAGATAAAAGCGTCAAGTTTACATAACTCTGTCTCTCTGGGACTTGCGAGTCAGGGTATAGTCCAAAAGGATCTATCGTCCATTTTCAGTGGCGTGCCCAAAAGTCCCGAACGTATCGCACTACATCCATCCGAAGAGGAGGATGAAATCCAAATGAGTTGCGATTTATCGACAACTCTAACTAATGTCCCTAATACCTCTCATGCAACATTTTCTTGA